In Cervus elaphus chromosome 16, mCerEla1.1, whole genome shotgun sequence, a single window of DNA contains:
- the LOC122672981 gene encoding armadillo repeat-containing protein 1-like isoform X1, with amino-acid sequence MNSSSSTMNEEPDALSVVNQLRDLAADPLKRRAIVQDQGCLPGLILFMDHPNPPVVHSALLALRYLAECRANREKMKGELGMMLSLQNVIQKSTTPGETKLLASEIYDILQSSNMADGDSFSEMNSRRRKAQFFLGTTNKRAKTVVLHIDGLDDMSRRNLCEEALLKIKGVISFTFQMAVQRCVVRIRSDLKAEALASAIASTKVMKAQQVVKSESGEEMLVPFQDTPVEVEQNTELPDYLPEDESPTKEQDKAVSRVGSHPEGGASWLSTAANFLSRSFYW; translated from the coding sequence ATGAATTCGTCCTCCTCCACCATGAATGAGGAACCTGACGCTCTCTCTGTAGTTAACCAGCTCCGAGACCTAGCCGCAGATCCTTTAAAGCGACGAGCCATTGTCCAGGATCAGGGATGTCTGCCTGGCCTTATTTTATTTATGGACCATCCCAACCCCCCTGTCGTCCACTCAGCTTTGCTCGCTCTTCGATACTTGGCAGAGTGCCGTGccaacagagaaaagatgaaagGAGAGCTGGGAATGATGCTAAGCTTGCAAAATGTTATACAGAAGTCTACAACTCCAGGGGAAACAAAACTGCTAGCCTCTGAAATCTATGACATTCTTCAATCTTCCAATATGGCAGATGGGGATAGTTTCAGTGAAATGAATTCACGTCGAAGGAAAGCTCAGTTTTTCCTGGGAACTACAAACAAACGTGCCAAAACAGTGGTTTTGCATATAGATGGTCTTGATGATATGTCCCGGAGAAACCTGTGTGAAGAGGCCTTGTTAAAAATTAAAGGTGTTATTAGCTTTACTTTTCAAATGGCCGTTCAGAGATGTGTGGTACGAATCCGTTCAGACCTTAAAGCAGAGGCGTTGGCATCAGCGATAGCATCAACCAAGGTTATGAAGGCTCAGCAAGTTGTGAAGAGCGAAAGTGGAGAAGAGATGCTGGTCCCGTTCCAGGACACGCCTGTGGAGGTGGAGCAGAACACGGAGCTGCCTGACTACCTGCCCGAGGATGAGAGCCCCACGAAGGAGCAGGACAAGGCGGTGTCCCGGGTGGGCTCCCACCCGGAGGGCGGGGCTAGCTGGCTGAGCACAGCTGCAAACTTTTTATCCAGGTCATTCTACTGGTGA
- the LOC122672981 gene encoding armadillo repeat-containing protein 1-like isoform X2, with amino-acid sequence MSAWPYFIYGPSQPPCRPLSFARSSILGRVPCQQRKDERRAGNDAKLAKCYTESRRNLCEEALLKIKGVISFTFQMAVQRCVVRIRSDLKAEALASAIASTKVMKAQQVVKSESGEEMLVPFQDTPVEVEQNTELPDYLPEDESPTKEQDKAVSRVGSHPEGGASWLSTAANFLSRSFYW; translated from the exons ATGTCTGCCTGGCCTTATTTTATTTATGGACCATCCCAACCCCCCTGTCGTCCACTCAGCTTTGCTCGCTCTTCGATACTTGGCAGAGTGCCGTGccaacagagaaaagatgaaagGAGAGCTGGGAATGATGCTAAGCTTGCAAAATGTTATACAGA GTCCCGGAGAAACCTGTGTGAAGAGGCCTTGTTAAAAATTAAAGGTGTTATTAGCTTTACTTTTCAAATGGCCGTTCAGAGATGTGTGGTACGAATCCGTTCAGACCTTAAAGCAGAGGCGTTGGCATCAGCGATAGCATCAACCAAGGTTATGAAGGCTCAGCAAGTTGTGAAGAGCGAAAGTGGAGAAGAGATGCTGGTCCCGTTCCAGGACACGCCTGTGGAGGTGGAGCAGAACACGGAGCTGCCTGACTACCTGCCCGAGGATGAGAGCCCCACGAAGGAGCAGGACAAGGCGGTGTCCCGGGTGGGCTCCCACCCGGAGGGCGGGGCTAGCTGGCTGAGCACAGCTGCAAACTTTTTATCCAGGTCATTCTACTGGTGA